In bacterium, the following are encoded in one genomic region:
- the add gene encoding adenosine deaminase, translating into MPANSLQKPSVDLLRALPKTDLHVHLDGSLRPATVRELSARYGLPFDFRNDDDVRAVCQVGEQCESLEDYLKIFEITLQLMQRRDDIERISCELAEDAHRENVRYLEVRYSPMLHTDKGLTLDEVVAAVQAGLDRAHRRYGIISGQIICGIRHISPGSSLELAELAVRWKGRGVVAFDLAGAEKDFPAKDHLQAFYTVLNHNLPVTVHAGEAFGPASIHQAVHYCGANRIGHGTHLAEDPDLMQWVNDRRIALEVCLASNMQTRAISDWDAHPIRHFFDNGLRVTINTDNRLVSGTDMTHELELAVTHYDLTEEQITKIILDGFKSAFLPLARKARLIDRVLGECEALGIKVGGVIDSRWRAHV; encoded by the coding sequence ATGCCCGCGAATTCCCTGCAGAAACCCAGCGTGGATCTGCTGCGTGCCCTGCCCAAGACCGATCTCCATGTCCACCTCGACGGCTCGCTTCGCCCCGCCACCGTGCGCGAGCTCTCCGCGCGTTACGGGCTGCCCTTCGACTTCCGGAACGACGACGACGTCCGCGCGGTCTGCCAGGTGGGCGAGCAGTGCGAGAGCCTCGAGGACTACCTCAAGATCTTCGAGATCACCCTGCAGCTGATGCAGCGGCGCGACGACATAGAGCGCATCTCCTGCGAGCTGGCGGAGGATGCCCACCGCGAGAACGTGCGGTACCTCGAGGTCCGGTATTCGCCCATGTTGCACACCGACAAGGGCTTGACGCTCGATGAGGTCGTGGCCGCCGTCCAGGCCGGCCTCGACCGTGCCCATCGCCGTTACGGCATCATCAGCGGCCAGATCATCTGCGGCATCCGCCACATCTCGCCCGGGTCGTCGCTCGAGCTGGCGGAGCTGGCCGTGCGCTGGAAGGGGCGCGGCGTGGTGGCCTTCGATCTGGCCGGCGCCGAGAAGGACTTCCCGGCCAAGGACCACCTGCAGGCCTTCTACACGGTGCTCAACCACAACCTGCCCGTCACCGTGCACGCCGGCGAGGCGTTCGGCCCCGCATCGATCCACCAGGCCGTCCACTACTGCGGCGCCAACCGCATCGGCCACGGCACGCACCTCGCCGAGGATCCAGACCTGATGCAGTGGGTCAACGACCGGCGCATCGCGCTGGAGGTCTGCCTGGCCAGCAACATGCAGACGCGCGCCATCTCCGACTGGGACGCGCACCCCATACGGCACTTCTTCGACAACGGCCTGCGCGTCACCATCAACACCGACAACCGCCTGGTCTCCGGCACCGACATGACGCACGAGCTGGAACTGGCCGTGACCCACTACGACCTGACCGAGGAGCAGATCACCAAGATCATCCTCGACGGTTTCAAGAGCGCGTTCCTCCCCCTGGCCCGCAAGGCCCGTCTCATCGACCGCGTGCTGGGGGAATGCGAGGCCCTGGGAATCAAGGTGGGGGGCGTCATCGACAGCCGCTGGCGCGCTCACGTCTGA